The sequence CTCCACTTTTTCGGCATCGAAATCCGCGCGCTGATGCGAACCAAGGGCGCGCAGATCGCGGACCATGTCGGACAGGCCATCGCGGAAACGCCCAACCTCCCTGGCATGCTCGCCAAAGCCCTCGTCCACTTCGCCAAGTCCGGCCAGAGCCCTTTCCAGAGAGGTAAGGGCATCCTGCAACCCGTTCTCGCCCAGCAGCACGCCCTGGGCCTCGTCGGCCAGGGCGTGGGTTTTCTCGGCCTGGCGGGAGGCATCGCGCAAGCGCAGCAACTCTTCTTCCTCGCCGGGGCGTGGATCGACCTTGCGTATTTCAGCCAACTGAAATTCAAGAAATTCCCGCCGCTCCAGCAGTCCGGCCATGCGCCGTTGCACCTCGGCCTTGCGTGCCAGGATGGCCTGCAAGGCCTCGCGGGCCTCGCGCTGGGAGACCAGGATCTGCGGATCCGCCAGAAACGCATCCAGGATCTCGGCATGGTGTTCCGGTGAAAGCAGCCGCTGCTGTCCGTGCTGGCTGGTGTGCATCAACAGGCGGGGTCGAAGCTCGGCCAGGCGCTCCTGGGAACCAAGATCGTCGTTGATGAAGAGGCGGCTGCGGCCGTTCTTGGCGGAAAGTTCGCGCCGCAAAAAAAGCTCCTCGCCATCAAGGTGGAAAACAGCCTCGACCAGGGCCTTCTCGCGGCCGGGACGGACCAGGTCGGCGGCAATGCGCTCGCCGAGAATGAAATCCAGGGCGCGCAGGATGAAGGACTTGCCCGCACCGGACTCGCCCGTAAGCACGTTCAGGCCCGGGCAAAATTCAAGCTCCACGTCGTCGATGAGAGCCAAATTCCGAATGCGCAGTGTTTCGAGCATATCCGCCTTGTGCTTATGTTGCGTGCGTTGCCGTAACCAGTGCGGACTTCAGCATGTCCCTGATCCGTCCGGACTGGTCATGGGCTTCGAGCCTGCGCCAGAACCGTGGTTCCTGATCCTGGCGCAGGGCTTCATCCCGGGCATGGAGCAGCTCTTCCAGACCCTGCCGCACCCGAAAAGCGCGACAATCGGCCGCCCCGAGTTCCAGAGTCAGCCGCCAGTTCGTGCGTTCACGCAGTGAAAGATAGGACATGGCCTTGAGCCGCAGGCCGTCCCACCCGCTGTCGCGGGCAAGGATTCTGGCCATCTCTCTGTACACATCCATATTCTGCGGATCGAATTCGCTGGCCTGCACCAGACATTCCAGGCTTGATGCCGGCAGGTGCTTATGCGGGTTGAACACGAACCCGGGCCTGAAAATCTGCCTGCAACGTTGTAGCTCCCTGGCCCAGGCAAGGCAAATTAAAAGCGGCGTGTTCCCCGGGTCCGGAGCCGAAGGGGCGCAGTGTCGCTTGTGACGCAGAAAGAAAAGACGCGACAGGCGCACATCCTCGAAGCGAAGCGCACCCATGCCGCCCGCCAGATTGACTTCCAGCGAGGACTCATATTGCCCTTTCTCCGCCACCGGCACAACCAGACGCATGTACTCGTCTCGGCCAAGCCTGGCCCGCAGCCGAAGCAGCACCGCCAGAACCTCTGCCGTCACGGGCAGGGCCGAAAGGCCGTTGGCCATAACCTGCGCATCCATGTCCAGCCGCCCGGCCTCCCAGAGATGATACAGGGTCAGCCACCAGGCCGCCTGCGCATCGACGCCCCCTGCGGCCCGGCCGGAAATATCCCCGGACGCGGCCAGCAAGGTCGCGGCGCGATGCTCCGGCAGATGCTCGCGCTTGACCCGCTCCCGGGCCCGCAGGCCCATGCTCCGGGCCAGCAGATCCTCCGCGCGCAACCGCCGGGCCCAGTGGGCAAGCTCCGCGCCATCGTGGTACACGGCCACCTCCTCGCCCGGGACAAACAAATCCTCAAGACCGGGAGTAGCCGGATTGATCACCACGCATCCACATGAAGCCGCTTCGAACAAACGAAAATTCACTTCGCCGAAAATCGACTCGTTGGGCACGATCCGGCTGTGGTCATAAAAATCGTGCATGGCCGCAAAACCCAGATCCGCGCGACTCTCAAGCGGCCCGAGCTCGCTCAGCCACTCCAGAAACCACCCCCGGACCGGTCTCTCCGGGGTGACCCGGCCGACAAAACCAAGGCCCGAGCGCCGCTCGTCCCAGGGCACAAGGGCCCGCTGCGAGCCATACCAGGGCAGCCACAGGGTCCGGGCAATGCCCCTCTCCCGGAACCAGGACTGCCAATGCTTCTGGGTTGTGCAGAACAGGTCGAAAAGACGGGCGTAATACTGATGCCAAAAACTGTTCAGATGCGTGTCTATGGACCAGAAAACCTTGGGACAGGACAGGGCATCGAGGTCGGCAATGAGGGTCCGAGGGCCGAGAGACTCCTGCTGGACAAGCAAATCCGGGACAAATTCCCCAAGCAGAGGGGCGATGCGCACGATACCCGCCCCCGGTCGCAGATCCAGCACGTTGTGCCCAAGGCCGGAAAGGGCCGCGCAGAGACTTGAACTCACGCAGACAATGTTCATACTTCGTCCCGCAGTTGCCCAGGTGCCGCGAAAAGCGCGGCAAAGGCGGAACTTTGCCGCAATGCGGGCCATTCCATGGCGGCCACGAGGCGGCCCTGGTCGAGGATGAGTCCGTGGGTCAGCAGCTCGTCCATGTATTCCGGCGAATGGGTGGCCAGCACCAGGGTACGCCCCGTGGCGGCCCAATGCCGCAGCAATTCGATCATGCGCGCCTGCCAGGACGCGTCGAGACCGGAAAAAGGTTCGTCCAGCACCAAAAGATCCGGGGCATGCACAACGCCGCGGGCCAGCATGACCTGCCGCGCCTGGCCATAGGAGAGGGAACCGAGCGGCCGGTCCAGCCAATCCGCCATGCCCCAGGCCGTCGCCAGCTCTTCGGCCTGGCTGATTTGCGTTGCTGAAAGGCCACTATGCACGCCAAGCCCGTCGCACAGGCCCGAAAGGAGCACGTCGCGGCAGGTGGCCCCTGGCTCGATGCGCTCCCCGATCCAGGGCGCAAGAATTCCGATGCGGCCCCGGACCTCTCTCATGCGCGCGAGCCCCGCCCGCCCGAACCACTTCGCCTCGCCGCCCGGCCAGGGCCGACGGTATCCGGTGATGAGCTGCAGCAGAGTCGATTTGCCCCCGCCGTTGTGTCCGAGCACGCCCCAACATTCACCGGCACGAATCGTCCAGCTCAGGTTGTCCACGGCTGCGCGGCCTTCCATGACCACGGTGCACGACTCAAGCTCGACCACGGTCTCGGGCCGGACCGACGAGACCCGTTCCTCCGGCAAGGCGAGGGCGCCGGGGCGAACCTGCGCGGGCCGCTCGACCATCCGTCCATGCTCAAGATATATCCGCCCCCGGACCTCTTCAGGCACTGGCAGCAGGCCATGTCCGCTGACCAGGAGACGGGTGCGGCCCGTGGCCGCAATGCGGTTCAATGCGTCAAGCAGTTGCAGCTGCCCTTGCCGGTCCAGTCCCTGGGTCAGTTCATCCACGGCGAGAAGTTTGGGAGAAGCGATGAGCGCCCGGGCCAGAAGGGCACGCTTGGCCTGCCCCGTGGACACCGCCCGCATGGGGCGATCCAGGACCAGCCCCAGGCCCATTTCAAGCCCCAGAGCCCGCGCCTTTTCGCGTTCGGCTTCAGACGGTTCATGATAAAGAAAGGGCGTGTTGTGCAGCCCGGCGCAGATGATTTCCCAGACCGGCACGCGCAGATCATGGCGCAGATACCAGTCCGCCATGGCGGGCGTGACCAGACGCACATGCGGGCGTATGCCGATGGGCGATGACGATTCTTCCCCGAAAAGCCGGTAGGTGCGCGTGCCGGAGCTTCGCTGCGAAGGCCACAGCTCGCCGACCAAAAGACGCAACAACGTGGTCTTGCCCGCCCCGTTGTCGCCGAGCACGGCAAAGTGCTCTCCTCCACAAAGGGTCAGGTTCAGGTCGTGCAGGATGCGGGCTGTGCCCAAATCCACATCGACGTGCCGAAGGTGAATCTCAAGACTGTCCATGCTTCCTCTGGCTGCGGGCAAATGGACCGGGAGGGCCCCGGACCGGAGGACAGTACTAGCGTTGCAGCAGCTCCATGTCGATAGTCAGATCAATGGCTTCGCCCATGAGCCCCATCCGGGTCCATTCCTCGGAACCCACGTGGAAATCCAGGCGGTTTATGGAAAAGGCGGCATGCAGGCCGAGCACTCTGACGCCGGGCATCTTGTCCTTGACCGGATGGCCTGCGATGCCAAGCACCTGCAAGGGAACCCGCACCTCGGCGGTCACGTCGCGGATGGTCAGATCTCCGGTGACGACAAGGATGTCCCCGTCCTCACGGACCACGTTTTTGGAAGAAAAAATCATCCTGGGCGACCTCTCCACATCCAGAAAGTCGGGGCTGCGCAGATGTTCGTCACGGGCAGGCACGCCGGTATGGACACTGGAACTGTCAATCAGAAAATAGAACTGGCTCTTTTCGGGCATGGCCGCATCATATTCCACCTGGCCGGAAAAACGGCTGAAGACGCCGGGCACATATCCCACGATATGACGCACCCGGAACCCGATGGAGGAATGCTCCGGATCGATGTCCCATTGGCCGGAGGCCTTTTCGGCAGCCAAGAGCACTCCCGGTCCCAAAATGCAAAAAAACGTCAACACAACGATCCTCAAAAAATATCGCATCAAAAATTTCTCCGCTAAGGTTGCGACAGGCCAAATTCCGAGAACAGAAAAAAGCCCGCCCCGGCCGCTTGTCCCCTTCAGGTCACTTTTCAGAAAGCCCATAAAGCCGGTTTTGTCAGGCCCCCCTATCAGGGTCATACCCTTTACGCCATACTTCAGCGTATGACAATTTTTCCTGTTGACAGCCGATGGCGAATATATCAAAAGGCGGCTTCGCGTTGTGGGGCTGTAGCTCAGCTGGGAGAGCGCTTGAATGGCATTCAAGAGGTCCGCGGTTCGATCCCGCGTAGCTCCACCACTTATACGCCTGAAAAAACAAAAAGTTTACTTGAATGCCGCTGAAGAGCCGCCCAAATGGGCGGCTTTTCTGTTTTCCACCGCCAGTCGAAATTTATGGCGCCCAGTTCCGCCGGAATTATCCCGCTCTTTCTCCAACTGGGACGCACCCTGCGCCTCAAGTGAACCCAGAGGCGAGGATCGCAACAGACGCAGAGGTCAACCCGCCTAAAAATGCCGACGCTGCCTGCTTTTTTTTAAGGATGCTCTAAGAATGCCAAGCAATATTGCAACATAAAGAAAAACAGGGCAGTCATTCCTCTGATCAACATTTATGCACGCGAAAGGGGAACACAGGCATTTTCGTCCTGAACCACAGTGCGGCGCACGCCAAAACCCAATTCATCACAGGGGAGAATCGATGTCCAGCAAACCGAAAATCGCTGTCGTAACAGGCGGGGCGCAGGGCATCGGCAAGGCGGTCTGCGACGCCTTTGCCGCTCAGGGCGTTTGCGTGCGCACCATCGACCTGCTGCCGAACTCCGATTTCGTGGGGGACATTGCCGACGAGAGCGTGCTGCGCGCTTTTGCGGCTCAGGTCATCGCGGATCACGGCGAGGTCGACTATCTGATCAACAACGCCTGCCTGTCGCGGGGGGGCCTCAAGACCTGCACCTGGGGCGACTTCAATTATGTGCTGCGCGTCGGCGTGACAGCGCCCTTTCTGCTGACCCAGCTGTTTTTCGATCATTTCAGCGCTCAGGCCAGCGTCGTGAACATTTCTTCCACCCGCCACCTGATGAGCCAGGCCGACACGGAAAGCTACACGGCGGCCAAGGGCGGCATCACGGCTCTGACCCACGCCATGGCCGTCACGCTGGCCGGGAGGGCACGGGTCAACTGCATCTCCCCGGGCTGGATCGACACCACCGGCTCCCGGTTCGACGGCCCCGATGCCGACCAGCACCCCGCAGGCCGCGTCGGCACTCCCGCCGACATCGTCAACATGGCGATGTTCCTGTGCGATCCCAAAAACAGCTTCATCACCGGGCAGAATTTCACCGTGGATGGCGGCATGACCAAGCTGATGGTCTATCACGACGACCATGGCTGGACGTACGCCCCGCAAGAAACGGACTCCAAGTGAAAAAACCACAGGGATCGGAGGTCAAGGAGGGTCTATTCCGCTCATCTCATCCTGGAATGCGCCCAGGTCTTGAGTCCTGAATTTTGCTGGATGTGGAAGACCTCTCGGCCACCAATATTTCCCCCGTCTACTTTACAAAACCTCTATTACTGTTTAAATTTGTAAACAAGGAGGACAGAGCCATGATCGGTGAACGATTACAACGCGCTCGTAAGGCTGCCGACCTGTCTCTGCGGAATTTGGCCGAGCAGGTGGGGGTTAGCCATACCTGGATAAACAAGTTTGAAAAGGATCAGGCCATGCCTGATTCAAAGACATTGCTGAAGCTTGGCAAAGTGCTCGGCGTTCGGTCGGAGTATTTTTTCCGGCCGGAGCAGGTCACGTTGTCGCAAGTCGAGTACCGCAAAAAGAGCACTCTTCCCAAAAAACGTTTGCAAGCCATTACCCACGAGATTCTTGATCACATAGAACGGCGGATGGAGCTTGAAGACCTCTTCCCCCAGCCTCCGGTTGAAACGTTTCGTCTCCCTGCCGGTCTGCCGGATCGAGTGGAGAGCTATAGCCAAATTGAAGAGGTGGCGAACCACACACGGCGAGAATGGGATCTCGGCATGAATCCAATCCCGGCACTGATCGACTTGCTGGAAATGAAAGGCATTCGGGTTTTTTGCGTTGACGCCCGGAACGACGCCAAATTTGACGGGTTGTTCGCGTATGTGGCGGATGCTCCAATTGTGGTTGTAGGGAAATACTGGCCTGGCGATCGCCAGCGCTTCACGCTTGCCCACGAATTGGGACATCTCATCCTTGCCAACCGACTGAGCGAAAATCTTGACCTTGAGAAGGCCGGCAATCGTTTTGCCGGAGCCCTCTTGTTTCCTGATGTCTCAGTAAAAAAATACCTGGGAGCGAAACGATCTTCCCTTGAGTCTCGCGAAATTCAGGCTCTCAAATATGAGTTTGGACTGAGCATGTTCGCCATTATTCGTCGTGCATTCGACCTGGAAATCATCAAGGAGAGCTACTACAGCAATTTGGCAATCCATTTTAGAATGAAAGGGTGGCACAAAAACGAACCAGGGGAACAGATCAAGCCGGAAAATGAAAACATTTTCAGCAACCTTGTTTTCCATGCACTTGCCGAAGAGTACATCGGAGATTCCAAGGCTGCAGAGCTTCTCAGTCTTTCACTGGACAATTTCCGCCGTTACCGCAGTATGGAAGAAATAAATGCTGCTCCTTGTCAGTGACGCGAACATATTGATCGATATGGATGAAGGCGGACTTCTTGCCTCCATGTTCAGCCTCGACTGCCAATTCATTGTCCCTGACATTCTTTTTACTGAGGAACTTGAAGAACTTCATGCTCACGTCCTTGATTTGGGACTCGAACAAAAATCCTTAAGTAGCGAATCCATGATTGCCACGGTGCGAATGGCACAGATTTATAAGAGAACAAGCAGAAATGATCTCTTTGCTTTGTCATTGGCAAAGCAGGAGCACTGCCCGCTTCTTACCGACGATAAACACCTGAAAGAAGCTGCGGAAAAGGAAGATATCATTGTCCATGGAACGATATGGCTTGTTGAAGAGCTGGTTCGAACAGGAAAAATATCTGCGCATATTGCCAAGTCCGCTTATGAAAAAATGGAACAATCGGGCCGAAGATTACCTTGGAAAACTGCGATAGATCGACTCAAGAGACTGTAATACCGTCGCAAGGGACAGCACACAGCCCCTTGAAAGCCAGCCAGACAGCCCCTATCCAGCTGACATTCCCTCCTTTTCCAGATATCAGGGCACAACCCATTTCCTTCAGCACGGCCCGCTTCGGCCGCAAGGCGCAACCATGGCAGACCAAAAGCGTTCAAAGATCCTGGTGGTGGATGACGCGGAGGTGAATATCGACATTCTGGTCGAATTCCTCGGCGGCGAATACGACGTCGTCACGGCCGCAAGCGGCCAGCGGGCGCTGGAAATCGCCGTTACCGCGCCGCCGGACATCATCCTGCTCGACGTCGTGATGCCCGGCATGGACGGCTTCGAGGCCTGCCGCAGGTTGAAGTCCGACGAGAGGACCGCCGACATCCCGATCATCTTCATCACCGCCCTCGACGACGTCGCCGCCGAGACCACGGGCCTTGCGCTGGGGGCCATCGATTTCATCACCAAGCCCTTCAACCCGGGGGTGGTCAGGGCGCGGGTCGCAAACCACCTCGCCCTGCGCGAGGCAGCCCGCCTCAAGGAGGACGTGGAGCGGATCATGCGCCACGACCTCAAGTCCCCCCTGACCACGGTCATCACCCTGCCGCAGCTTCTGCTCATGGACGACAACCTTGAAGAGGCCCAGCGGAACATGCTCCGGCGCATCGAGGACGCCGGATACACCCTCATGGCCATGATCAACCTCTCCACCACCCTTTTCCGCATGGAGCGGGACAGTTACGAACTGAAGCCCGAAGACATGGACCTGGCCGCCGTGACGCGCAAGGTCCTGGCCGGTTTCGCGGAAACGGCCGCCATGCGCCGCATCGAACTGCAGATGCTCCCCGGCGGCCAGGAAAATATTCCTTTCCAGGGCGAGGAACTGCTCTGCCACTCCATGCTCTGCAACCTCATAAGCAACGCCCTGGACGCCTCCACCCACAGGGAAACGGTCCAGGTGTCCCTGAACCCGCTGGCCGAGGGCGGCCTGCGCATCGACATCGTGAACAAGGGCCAGGTGCCGCCGGAGCTGGGGGACAGATTCTTCGAGAAGTACGCCACCTCCGGCAAGACGCACGGCCTCGGCCTTGGGACCTATTCGGCCAGGCTCATCGCGCGTGCCCACGGCGGGGACATTTCCATGGAGAGTGGAAGCGGTCTTGTGACCGTCAGCGTTTGGCTGCCGGGCTGAGCCCCTTGGCGCGGCGGGCAAGGATGTCCTTGAGCTTGCGTTCGAGGGTGTCGGGGGTGAAGGGCTTTACGATGTAGTCGGTCACGCCGTGCCTGACGGCCTCGATGATGCTGCGCTCCTCGGCTTCGGCCGTGATGGCCAGGACGGGAATGTCGGCGAACTCCCGCTCCGAAGCGCGGATGCGCTGCAGCAGTTCGAGGCCCGTCATGCGCGGCATGCTCCAATCCAGAAGCAGGAGTTCGAAAGGATGGTCCTGAAGCATTT is a genomic window of Desulfomicrobium baculatum DSM 4028 containing:
- a CDS encoding hybrid sensor histidine kinase/response regulator; amino-acid sequence: MADQKRSKILVVDDAEVNIDILVEFLGGEYDVVTAASGQRALEIAVTAPPDIILLDVVMPGMDGFEACRRLKSDERTADIPIIFITALDDVAAETTGLALGAIDFITKPFNPGVVRARVANHLALREAARLKEDVERIMRHDLKSPLTTVITLPQLLLMDDNLEEAQRNMLRRIEDAGYTLMAMINLSTTLFRMERDSYELKPEDMDLAAVTRKVLAGFAETAAMRRIELQMLPGGQENIPFQGEELLCHSMLCNLISNALDASTHRETVQVSLNPLAEGGLRIDIVNKGQVPPELGDRFFEKYATSGKTHGLGLGTYSARLIARAHGGDISMESGSGLVTVSVWLPG
- a CDS encoding DUF3368 domain-containing protein, encoding MLLLVSDANILIDMDEGGLLASMFSLDCQFIVPDILFTEELEELHAHVLDLGLEQKSLSSESMIATVRMAQIYKRTSRNDLFALSLAKQEHCPLLTDDKHLKEAAEKEDIIVHGTIWLVEELVRTGKISAHIAKSAYEKMEQSGRRLPWKTAIDRLKRL
- a CDS encoding YceI family protein, giving the protein MAAEKASGQWDIDPEHSSIGFRVRHIVGYVPGVFSRFSGQVEYDAAMPEKSQFYFLIDSSSVHTGVPARDEHLRSPDFLDVERSPRMIFSSKNVVREDGDILVVTGDLTIRDVTAEVRVPLQVLGIAGHPVKDKMPGVRVLGLHAAFSINRLDFHVGSEEWTRMGLMGEAIDLTIDMELLQR
- a CDS encoding DNA repair protein RecN encodes the protein MLETLRIRNLALIDDVELEFCPGLNVLTGESGAGKSFILRALDFILGERIAADLVRPGREKALVEAVFHLDGEELFLRRELSAKNGRSRLFINDDLGSQERLAELRPRLLMHTSQHGQQRLLSPEHHAEILDAFLADPQILVSQREAREALQAILARKAEVQRRMAGLLERREFLEFQLAEIRKVDPRPGEEEELLRLRDASRQAEKTHALADEAQGVLLGENGLQDALTSLERALAGLGEVDEGFGEHAREVGRFRDGLSDMVRDLRALGSHQRADFDAEKVEKRLWELQQLQRKLKRSLDSIVAMGEEIEENLSFLDESGLALKRLEKDEVLAAKVLAQATTALNSAREEASVDLTAGLKSELVNLGFSEHLRVLVDFRALTIHAGIDELRPRFLWVPNPGLEAQPLDRIASGGELSRFLLAVVSLRTREQLPALLFDEVDSGIGGQTLIKVAERIRLLSERQQVILITHWPQLARLADEHFAIRKEVHDGVTYTLCASLSPAERQTELARMVGEAPPSTHEPGRMSGNVI
- a CDS encoding SDR family oxidoreductase, with the translated sequence MSSKPKIAVVTGGAQGIGKAVCDAFAAQGVCVRTIDLLPNSDFVGDIADESVLRAFAAQVIADHGEVDYLINNACLSRGGLKTCTWGDFNYVLRVGVTAPFLLTQLFFDHFSAQASVVNISSTRHLMSQADTESYTAAKGGITALTHAMAVTLAGRARVNCISPGWIDTTGSRFDGPDADQHPAGRVGTPADIVNMAMFLCDPKNSFITGQNFTVDGGMTKLMVYHDDHGWTYAPQETDSK
- a CDS encoding glycosyltransferase — its product is MNIVCVSSSLCAALSGLGHNVLDLRPGAGIVRIAPLLGEFVPDLLVQQESLGPRTLIADLDALSCPKVFWSIDTHLNSFWHQYYARLFDLFCTTQKHWQSWFRERGIARTLWLPWYGSQRALVPWDERRSGLGFVGRVTPERPVRGWFLEWLSELGPLESRADLGFAAMHDFYDHSRIVPNESIFGEVNFRLFEAASCGCVVINPATPGLEDLFVPGEEVAVYHDGAELAHWARRLRAEDLLARSMGLRARERVKREHLPEHRAATLLAASGDISGRAAGGVDAQAAWWLTLYHLWEAGRLDMDAQVMANGLSALPVTAEVLAVLLRLRARLGRDEYMRLVVPVAEKGQYESSLEVNLAGGMGALRFEDVRLSRLFFLRHKRHCAPSAPDPGNTPLLICLAWARELQRCRQIFRPGFVFNPHKHLPASSLECLVQASEFDPQNMDVYREMARILARDSGWDGLRLKAMSYLSLRERTNWRLTLELGAADCRAFRVRQGLEELLHARDEALRQDQEPRFWRRLEAHDQSGRIRDMLKSALVTATHAT
- a CDS encoding response regulator; translated protein: MNSAIPVLIVDDYPTMRHTIADVIRKFGFSKISFAEDGQMAWEMLQDHPFELLLLDWSMPRMTGLELLQRIRASEREFADIPVLAITAEAEERSIIEAVRHGVTDYIVKPFTPDTLERKLKDILARRAKGLSPAAKR
- a CDS encoding ATP-binding cassette domain-containing protein, with the translated sequence MDSLEIHLRHVDVDLGTARILHDLNLTLCGGEHFAVLGDNGAGKTTLLRLLVGELWPSQRSSGTRTYRLFGEESSSPIGIRPHVRLVTPAMADWYLRHDLRVPVWEIICAGLHNTPFLYHEPSEAEREKARALGLEMGLGLVLDRPMRAVSTGQAKRALLARALIASPKLLAVDELTQGLDRQGQLQLLDALNRIAATGRTRLLVSGHGLLPVPEEVRGRIYLEHGRMVERPAQVRPGALALPEERVSSVRPETVVELESCTVVMEGRAAVDNLSWTIRAGECWGVLGHNGGGKSTLLQLITGYRRPWPGGEAKWFGRAGLARMREVRGRIGILAPWIGERIEPGATCRDVLLSGLCDGLGVHSGLSATQISQAEELATAWGMADWLDRPLGSLSYGQARQVMLARGVVHAPDLLVLDEPFSGLDASWQARMIELLRHWAATGRTLVLATHSPEYMDELLTHGLILDQGRLVAAMEWPALRQSSAFAALFAAPGQLRDEV
- a CDS encoding helix-turn-helix domain-containing protein, with the translated sequence MIGERLQRARKAADLSLRNLAEQVGVSHTWINKFEKDQAMPDSKTLLKLGKVLGVRSEYFFRPEQVTLSQVEYRKKSTLPKKRLQAITHEILDHIERRMELEDLFPQPPVETFRLPAGLPDRVESYSQIEEVANHTRREWDLGMNPIPALIDLLEMKGIRVFCVDARNDAKFDGLFAYVADAPIVVVGKYWPGDRQRFTLAHELGHLILANRLSENLDLEKAGNRFAGALLFPDVSVKKYLGAKRSSLESREIQALKYEFGLSMFAIIRRAFDLEIIKESYYSNLAIHFRMKGWHKNEPGEQIKPENENIFSNLVFHALAEEYIGDSKAAELLSLSLDNFRRYRSMEEINAAPCQ